In Gossypium arboreum isolate Shixiya-1 chromosome 6, ASM2569848v2, whole genome shotgun sequence, the following are encoded in one genomic region:
- the LOC108458261 gene encoding bifunctional nuclease 1-like, whose product MVCLQGPVICPAVDSKQVGVYTLPFNGPFPRSRLHQSDIWGYRGIVDGKGKPRGISGHLKRRRRFNTTVQCIFSSSSDGNGSMAENFNENNEDYVNSSVVEAVEVRSGANGFMIKMRDGKHLRCVHNNPQGGHLPDYAPHPAIVLKMEDGTGLLLPIIVLEMPSALLMAALRNVQIARPTMYQVVKNMIDKMGYTVKLVRVTKRVHEAYFAQLYLTKVGDETESVCFDLRPSDAINIAVRCKVPIQVNKYLAYSDGMRVIESGKLSTQSPASDGLLFTELDQPSGQHCLDTEEFNIVCDLNQAINQERYKDAADLRDKLGQFRAQRNLKKYT is encoded by the exons atggtttgtTTGCAAGGACCGGTGATTTGCCCCGCCGTTGATAGCAAGCAAGTTGGGGTTTATACGCTGCCGTTTAATGGGCCTTTTCCGAGGTCTAGATTGCATCAAAGTGATATATGGGGATATAGAGGGATAGTTGATGGAAAAGGTAAGCCACGTGGCATTTCCGGTCACCTGAAACGGCGGAGGAGGTTTAACACCACGGTGCAGTGTATTTTTAGTTCATCTTCCGATGGGAATGGAAGTATGGCTGAGAATTTCAATGAAAACAATGAAGATTATGTTAATTCTAGTGTGGTTGAAGCTG TTGAGGTGAGGAGCGGAGCTAATGGATTTATGATCAAAATGAGGGATGGTAAGCATTTAAGATGTGTCCATAACAATCCTCAAGGTGGTCATCTTCCGGATTATGCACCACATCCTGCTATTGTTCTGAAGATGGAAGATGGGACCGGTCTTCTTCTCCCGATCATTGTTT TGGAGATGCCGAGTGCGTTGCTCATGGCAGCATTACGTAATGTCCAAATT GCTAGACCTACTATGTATCAAGTAGTGAAGAACATGATTGACAAGATGGGCTACACG GTAAAGCTTGTTCGAGTTACTAAAAGAGTACACGAGGCCTATTTTGCACAGCTTTATCTGACCAAG GTCGGTGATGAGACAGAGTCTGTCTGTTTTGACCTTCGGCCTTCTGATGCCATCAACATTGCCGTGAGGTGCAAG GTACCTATACAAGTTAATAAGTACTTGGCATACAGTGACGGTATGCGCGTAATCGAATCAGGGAAGCTGTCAACACAGTCCCCAGCTTCAGACGGCTTATTATTCACCGAACTTGATCA GCCAAGTGGTCAGCATTGTCTCGACACAGAGGAGTTCAACATTGTCTGTGACTTAAACCAGGCTATCAATCAGGAACGCTACAAGGATGCCG CCGACTTGAGAGACAAGCTAGGTCAGTTTCGAGCTCAAAGGAACTTGAAGAAATATACGTGA
- the LOC108459485 gene encoding transcription factor bHLH110-like isoform X1, with translation MESENVHHQHQLHHYNQLLVGSSSSSLPWYGVSSSPHSWTPTNTFNTSEFNNNGALLQPWTNHEGTFNNPSQHKLMLKTVSSSFPMLSQSSEFYPNTHNLPPLPTKGSFSHIYPSINISNLNQASSMEAFDLLSPSRLTKNSSFKHYSSDDHHLNLASFGHSHQQFQLSNQRLACNNSPSKISSSFNTETLEAKRSGNILKEAKASTATKKSRLESRACPPFKVRKEKLGDRIAALQHLVAPYGKTDTASVLMEAIGYIKFLQNQVETLSVPYMKSSRNRTSRSKHGGSMMEMGNEEETRQDLKSRGLCLVPLSCMSYLTTDNGGGGSSGSFWPPPNFSRGI, from the exons ATGGAATCTGAAAATGTCCATCatcaacatcagcttcaccattATAATCAGCTTCTCGTTGGGtcttcttcatcttctttacCTTGGTATGGAGTTTCAAGCAGTCCCCATTCTTGGACCCCTACTAATACTTT taaTACCAGTGAGTTCAATAATAATGGAGCTCTGTTGCAACCATGGACTAACCATGAAGGAACCTTCAACAACCCGTCTCAGCACAAACTAATGCTCAAAACAGTATCTTCTAGTTTCCCAATGTTATCACAAAGCTCTGAATTTTACCCCAATACCCATAATTTACCTCCTTTACCTACTAAAGGGAGTTTCAGCCATATATACCCTAGTATAAACATTTCAAACTTGAACCAAGCTAGTTCCATGGAAGCCTTTGATCTCTTAAGCCCTTCAAGACTTACCAAAAACAGTAGCTTTAAGCATTATTCTTCAGATGATCACCATCTTAATCTTGCTTCTTTTGGTCATTCTCACCAACAATTTCAGTTGTCTAATCAAAGGCTAGCTTGTAATAATAGCCCTAGTAAA ATATCATCTTCCTTCAACACTGAAACACTAGAGGCAAAAAGATCAGGCAATATATTAAAGGAAGCAAAGGCATCAACAGCAACCAAGAAATCTCGTTTGGAGTCACGTGCATGTCCTCCCTTTAAG GTTAGGAAAGAGAAATTGGGAGATAGAATTGCAGCTCTCCAACATTTGGTTGCTCCCTATGGCAAG ACAGATACAGCGTCCGTACTAATGGAGGCTATTGGATACATCAAATTCCTTCAGAATCAAGTTGAG ACATTAAGTGTTCCATATATGAAGTCGTCTCGTAATAGAACATCTAGATCCAAACATGGg GGTTCAATGATGGAGATGGGAAACGAAGAAGAAACAAGGCAAGATCTTAAAAGCCGAGGTCTATGTCTAGTACCATTGTCATGCATGTCTTATTTGACCACCGACAACGGCGGAGGCGGCAGCAGTGGTAGCTTTTGGCCACCGCCCAACTTTAGTAGAGGAATTTAA
- the LOC108459485 gene encoding transcription factor bHLH110-like isoform X2 has protein sequence MESENVHHQHQLHHYNQLLVGSSSSSLPWYGVSSSPHSWTPTNTFNTSEFNNNGALLQPWTNHEGTFNNPSQHKLMLKTVSSSFPMLSQSSEFYPNTHNLPPLPTKGSFSHIYPSINISNLNQASSMEAFDLLSPSRLTKNSSFKHYSSDDHHLNLASFGHSHQQFQLSNQRLACNNSPSKISSSFNTETLEAKRSGNILKEAKASTATKKSRLESRACPPFKVRPCIMEARKLLMTVRKEKLGDRIAALQHLVAPYGKTDTASVLMEAIGYIKFLQNQVEGSMMEMGNEEETRQDLKSRGLCLVPLSCMSYLTTDNGGGGSSGSFWPPPNFSRGI, from the exons ATGGAATCTGAAAATGTCCATCatcaacatcagcttcaccattATAATCAGCTTCTCGTTGGGtcttcttcatcttctttacCTTGGTATGGAGTTTCAAGCAGTCCCCATTCTTGGACCCCTACTAATACTTT taaTACCAGTGAGTTCAATAATAATGGAGCTCTGTTGCAACCATGGACTAACCATGAAGGAACCTTCAACAACCCGTCTCAGCACAAACTAATGCTCAAAACAGTATCTTCTAGTTTCCCAATGTTATCACAAAGCTCTGAATTTTACCCCAATACCCATAATTTACCTCCTTTACCTACTAAAGGGAGTTTCAGCCATATATACCCTAGTATAAACATTTCAAACTTGAACCAAGCTAGTTCCATGGAAGCCTTTGATCTCTTAAGCCCTTCAAGACTTACCAAAAACAGTAGCTTTAAGCATTATTCTTCAGATGATCACCATCTTAATCTTGCTTCTTTTGGTCATTCTCACCAACAATTTCAGTTGTCTAATCAAAGGCTAGCTTGTAATAATAGCCCTAGTAAA ATATCATCTTCCTTCAACACTGAAACACTAGAGGCAAAAAGATCAGGCAATATATTAAAGGAAGCAAAGGCATCAACAGCAACCAAGAAATCTCGTTTGGAGTCACGTGCATGTCCTCCCTTTAAGGTGAGACCATGCATAATGGAAGCCAGAAAATTGCTTATGACG GTTAGGAAAGAGAAATTGGGAGATAGAATTGCAGCTCTCCAACATTTGGTTGCTCCCTATGGCAAG ACAGATACAGCGTCCGTACTAATGGAGGCTATTGGATACATCAAATTCCTTCAGAATCAAGTTGAG GGTTCAATGATGGAGATGGGAAACGAAGAAGAAACAAGGCAAGATCTTAAAAGCCGAGGTCTATGTCTAGTACCATTGTCATGCATGTCTTATTTGACCACCGACAACGGCGGAGGCGGCAGCAGTGGTAGCTTTTGGCCACCGCCCAACTTTAGTAGAGGAATTTAA
- the LOC108459485 gene encoding transcription factor bHLH110-like isoform X3 has protein sequence MESENVHHQHQLHHYNQLLVGSSSSSLPWYGVSSSPHSWTPTNTFNTSEFNNNGALLQPWTNHEGTFNNPSQHKLMLKTVSSSFPMLSQSSEFYPNTHNLPPLPTKGSFSHIYPSINISNLNQASSMEAFDLLSPSRLTKNSSFKHYSSDDHHLNLASFGHSHQQFQLSNQRLACNNSPSKISSSFNTETLEAKRSGNILKEAKASTATKKSRLESRACPPFKVRPCIMEARKLLMTVRKEKLGDRIAALQHLVAPYGKTDTASVLMEAIGYIKFLQNQVETLSVPYMKSSRNRTSRSKHGGSMMEMGNEEETRQDLKSRGLCLVPLSCMSYLTTDNGGGGSSGSFWPPPNFSRGI, from the exons ATGGAATCTGAAAATGTCCATCatcaacatcagcttcaccattATAATCAGCTTCTCGTTGGGtcttcttcatcttctttacCTTGGTATGGAGTTTCAAGCAGTCCCCATTCTTGGACCCCTACTAATACTTT taaTACCAGTGAGTTCAATAATAATGGAGCTCTGTTGCAACCATGGACTAACCATGAAGGAACCTTCAACAACCCGTCTCAGCACAAACTAATGCTCAAAACAGTATCTTCTAGTTTCCCAATGTTATCACAAAGCTCTGAATTTTACCCCAATACCCATAATTTACCTCCTTTACCTACTAAAGGGAGTTTCAGCCATATATACCCTAGTATAAACATTTCAAACTTGAACCAAGCTAGTTCCATGGAAGCCTTTGATCTCTTAAGCCCTTCAAGACTTACCAAAAACAGTAGCTTTAAGCATTATTCTTCAGATGATCACCATCTTAATCTTGCTTCTTTTGGTCATTCTCACCAACAATTTCAGTTGTCTAATCAAAGGCTAGCTTGTAATAATAGCCCTAGTAAA ATATCATCTTCCTTCAACACTGAAACACTAGAGGCAAAAAGATCAGGCAATATATTAAAGGAAGCAAAGGCATCAACAGCAACCAAGAAATCTCGTTTGGAGTCACGTGCATGTCCTCCCTTTAAGGTGAGACCATGCATAATGGAAGCCAGAAAATTGCTTATGACG GTTAGGAAAGAGAAATTGGGAGATAGAATTGCAGCTCTCCAACATTTGGTTGCTCCCTATGGCAAG ACAGATACAGCGTCCGTACTAATGGAGGCTATTGGATACATCAAATTCCTTCAGAATCAAGTTGAG ACATTAAGTGTTCCATATATGAAGTCGTCTCGTAATAGAACATCTAGATCCAAACATGGg GGTTCAATGATGGAGATGGGAAACGAAGAAGAAACAAGGCAAGATCTTAAAAGCCGAGGTCTATGTCTAGTACCATTGTCATGCATGTCTTATTTGACCACCGACAACGGCGGAGGCGGCAGCAGTGGTAGCTTTTGGCCACCGCCCAACTTTAGTAGAGGAATTTAA